A single region of the Nicotiana sylvestris chromosome 6, ASM39365v2, whole genome shotgun sequence genome encodes:
- the LOC138870726 gene encoding autophagy-related protein 23-like, with translation MSPAPPGEEEAPKPSKDKKRKRVSISETSKPKKSKTHKPKNDVAVLSEDAFLWLRDEEEEEHEDGDFRLVARNKSAKAIEPAMIEEVQPRVEEGLEDASSRVPKSAGADVASHRDAQSVDVSERASSEALRKGESAPSDLLGAINIDSSSDAAVMLHREAFNKSQAQINRYGAALKMLTDERDDLKCLYVQMVEEIKDLQAELATSHKKQTDLIEQVQQKAEKIEQLREEAEIKDVETLEWKQNMDRLASEKDTARDQLSAVERHLQSVKKESLARDKKIKDLEARLAAELAKTASVAERAKADA, from the exons ATGAGTCCGGCCCCGCCCGGGGAAGAGGAGGCCCCGAAACCATCTAAGgataagaagagaaaaagggtTTCGATCTCCGAGACTTCGAAACCAAAGAAGAGTAAGACTCACAAGCCAAAGAATGACGTCGCTGTCCTATCTGAGGATGCATTTCTCTGGCtacgagatgaagaagaagaggaacatGAAGATGGTGACTTCAGGTTGGTGGCTCGAAATAAGAGCGCAAAGGCCATTGAGCCGGCTATGATTGAAGAAGTTCAGCCTCGAGTTGAGGAGGGCCTGGAAGATGCCTCAAGCAGAGTACCCAAGTCAGCGGGGGCTGACGTTGCCTCTCATCGAGATGCGCAATCGGTGGACGTATCTGAAAGGGCCAGTTCTGAGGCCCTTCGAAAAGGAGAGAGTGCCCCAAGTGACTTACTTGGGGCAATCAATATTGATTCGTCTTCCGATGCT GCTGTGATGCTTCATCGGGAAGCGTTCAACAAATCCCAAGCTCAGATAAACCGGTATGGGGCCGCTCTCAAGATGCTTACGGATGAGAGAGATGATCTCAAATGCCTCTATGTGCAAATGGTAGAGGAGATCAAGGACCTCCAAGCTGAATTAGCAACATCCCATAAGAAACAGACCGATCTCATCGAACAG GTTCAACAGAAGGCTGAGAAAATCGAGCAACTTCGTGAGGAGGCAGAGATAAAAGATGTAGAGACTTTGGAGTGGAAGCAGAACATGGACCGCCTCGCCTCAGAGAAAGATACAGCCCGAGACCAGTTGTCTGCGGTTGAACGTCACCTCCAAAGCGTGAAAAAGGAGAGCCTGGCCCGAGACAAAAAAATTAAGGATCTTGAGGCTCGGTTGGCCGCTGAGCTTGCAAAGACCGCTTCTGTAGCGGAAAGAGCAAAGGCCGATGCGTAA